A DNA window from Amycolatopsis sp. DSM 110486 contains the following coding sequences:
- the selD gene encoding selenide, water dikinase SelD: protein MTIRLTQYAHGGGCACKIPPGELESVVSGLTGARPANAAGELLVGLDAGDDAAAVRISGGTALIATTDFFTPVVDDPYDWGRIAAANALSDVYAMGGTPVVAVNLLGWPRDVLPFELAAEVLRGGLDVCGEAGCHLAGGHSVDSPEPQYGLAVTGTADPDRLLRNDSGRAGVPLTLTKPLGIGMLNSRHKATGERFEHAIATMITLNRDASVAALAAGAVCATDVTGFGLLGHLHKLARASGVTARIDPAAVPYLDGAREALRDGYVSGGTRRNLDWVRPHADLSRTTETEALLLADAQTSGGLLVAGELPGHPVIGELVSRSDHTVVAG from the coding sequence ATGACCATCCGGCTGACCCAGTACGCGCACGGCGGCGGCTGCGCGTGCAAGATCCCGCCCGGTGAGCTCGAATCCGTCGTCAGCGGTCTCACCGGCGCCCGGCCCGCGAACGCGGCCGGTGAGCTGCTGGTCGGCCTGGACGCCGGTGACGACGCCGCGGCTGTCCGGATTTCCGGTGGGACGGCGCTCATCGCGACCACGGACTTTTTCACCCCGGTCGTCGACGACCCGTACGACTGGGGCCGGATCGCCGCGGCCAACGCACTGTCCGATGTGTATGCGATGGGCGGTACTCCCGTGGTCGCGGTGAACCTGCTGGGCTGGCCGCGCGACGTCCTGCCGTTCGAACTGGCCGCCGAGGTCCTGCGCGGCGGGCTCGACGTGTGCGGCGAAGCGGGGTGCCACCTCGCGGGCGGCCACAGCGTCGACTCCCCGGAACCCCAGTACGGCCTCGCCGTCACCGGGACGGCGGACCCGGACCGGTTGCTGCGCAACGACTCCGGCCGCGCGGGCGTACCCCTCACCCTGACCAAGCCGCTCGGCATCGGCATGCTGAACTCCCGCCACAAGGCCACCGGCGAGCGGTTCGAGCACGCCATCGCCACGATGATCACGCTCAACCGCGACGCTTCGGTCGCCGCACTGGCCGCGGGCGCCGTGTGCGCGACGGACGTCACCGGGTTCGGACTGCTCGGCCACCTCCACAAGCTGGCCCGCGCCAGCGGCGTCACCGCGCGGATCGACCCGGCGGCCGTGCCCTACCTCGATGGCGCGCGCGAAGCGCTGCGCGACGGCTACGTCAGCGGCGGCACCCGGCGCAACCTCGACTGGGTCCGCCCGCACGCCGACCTGTCGCGGACCACCGAGACCGAAGCCCTGCTCCTGGCCGACGCCCAGACTTCCGGCGGACTGCTGGTCGCGGGCGAGCTGCCCGGCCACCCGGTGATCGGCGAGCTCGTTTCGCGCTCGGACCACACCGTCGTGGCCGGCTGA
- a CDS encoding HAD family hydrolase yields MPEPTAVLFDVDGTLVDSNYLHVHAWLRAFHAVDRPVDGWRVHRAIGMGSDKLLVRLLGHADAQQLGSRVKDLHSELYLRDSALLRPFPGARELIRTLAGRGARVVLATSAGPDELEILRKVLDVDDEVAAVIAGKDVEATKPDAEPVVVALDAAGAGSARSIFVGDAVWDVESARRAEVRTVGVLSGGTSAAELREAGAVAVYRDVAEILAQLDDSPLAPLLWD; encoded by the coding sequence ATGCCCGAGCCGACCGCCGTGCTGTTCGACGTGGACGGCACACTCGTCGATTCGAACTACCTGCACGTCCATGCCTGGCTGCGGGCCTTCCACGCCGTGGATCGTCCGGTGGACGGCTGGCGCGTGCACCGGGCGATCGGCATGGGTTCGGACAAACTCCTCGTCCGGCTCCTCGGCCACGCGGACGCCCAGCAGCTCGGCTCCCGCGTGAAGGACCTGCATTCCGAGCTGTACCTGCGTGATTCGGCCCTGCTGCGGCCGTTTCCCGGTGCCCGCGAGCTGATCCGGACCCTGGCCGGGCGCGGAGCACGCGTCGTGCTCGCCACGTCCGCAGGGCCCGACGAGCTGGAGATCCTGCGCAAGGTCCTCGACGTCGACGACGAGGTCGCCGCGGTCATCGCCGGCAAGGACGTCGAAGCGACCAAACCCGACGCCGAGCCGGTCGTCGTCGCCTTGGACGCGGCCGGCGCCGGTTCTGCACGGTCGATTTTCGTCGGTGACGCCGTCTGGGACGTCGAGTCCGCCCGCCGCGCGGAGGTCCGAACGGTCGGAGTCCTCTCCGGCGGAACCAGCGCCGCGGAACTCCGCGAAGCCGGCGCAGTGGCCGTCTACCGCGACGTCGCCGAAATATTGGCACAGCTCGACGACAGCCCGCTGGCACCACTGCTCTGGGATTGA
- the selA gene encoding L-seryl-tRNA(Sec) selenium transferase — protein sequence MGDPRRAIPRTDAVLAEPRLAKAAGTLGRDLVKSLVVAAQQRARAGEIGPGDVVDEVLARLPTTGSSLRPVLNATGVLVHTNLGRAPLSAAALDAVVAAAGTTDVEFDLGTGERAKRGRGALAALAAAVPGAAVHVVNNNAAALLLCALVLAQDKEIVASRGELVEIGDGFRIPDLLESTGARLREVGTTNRTSARDYAAAVGPGTGFVLKVHPSNYRVTGFTSEASVAELAGLGVPVVADVGSGLLAPHPLLPAEPDVTTALADGAAVVTASGDKLLGGPQAGLLFGDAVVIERLRRHPAARALRVDKLTLAALEATLRGPEPPVRAALGADVGELRTRAETLAAALRSSGVDARAVDSVAVVGGGGAPGVELPSSAVSLPVRYAAELRRGEPPVVGRIVREKCLLDLRAVRPTEDVMLREAVRRCG from the coding sequence ATGGGTGACCCGCGCCGGGCGATCCCGCGCACCGATGCCGTGCTCGCCGAGCCGCGGCTCGCGAAAGCGGCCGGCACGCTCGGGCGTGACCTGGTGAAGTCGCTGGTCGTGGCGGCGCAGCAGCGGGCGAGAGCCGGGGAGATCGGGCCGGGCGACGTCGTCGACGAGGTGTTGGCCCGGCTGCCCACCACCGGGTCTTCGCTGCGTCCCGTACTGAACGCGACCGGCGTTCTCGTGCACACCAACCTCGGCCGCGCGCCGCTGTCCGCCGCCGCGCTCGACGCGGTCGTCGCCGCGGCCGGGACCACCGACGTCGAGTTCGACCTCGGGACCGGCGAGCGCGCGAAACGCGGCCGCGGTGCCCTCGCGGCCCTGGCCGCCGCGGTGCCGGGCGCGGCGGTGCACGTGGTGAACAACAACGCGGCCGCCTTGCTTTTGTGCGCGCTGGTTTTGGCGCAGGACAAGGAGATCGTGGCCAGCCGCGGCGAGCTGGTCGAGATCGGCGACGGCTTCCGCATCCCCGACCTGCTGGAGTCGACCGGCGCGCGGCTGCGCGAAGTCGGCACGACCAACCGCACCTCCGCCCGCGACTACGCGGCGGCCGTCGGCCCGGGCACGGGGTTCGTGCTGAAAGTCCACCCCTCGAACTACCGCGTTACCGGTTTCACGTCCGAAGCGAGCGTCGCCGAGCTGGCCGGGCTCGGCGTGCCGGTGGTCGCCGACGTTGGGTCCGGGCTGCTGGCCCCGCACCCGTTGCTGCCCGCGGAGCCGGACGTCACGACCGCGCTGGCCGACGGCGCCGCCGTGGTGACCGCTAGTGGTGACAAGCTTCTCGGCGGCCCGCAGGCCGGGCTGCTGTTCGGAGACGCCGTGGTGATCGAACGGCTTCGGCGTCATCCCGCCGCGCGGGCGCTGCGCGTGGACAAGCTCACGCTCGCCGCGCTCGAAGCCACCCTGCGCGGCCCGGAGCCACCGGTGCGTGCGGCACTCGGCGCCGACGTCGGAGAACTCCGGACGCGCGCCGAAACGCTGGCCGCGGCTCTGCGCTCGTCCGGAGTGGACGCCCGGGCCGTGGACTCGGTGGCGGTCGTCGGAGGCGGCGGAGCGCCGGGCGTCGAACTGCCGAGCTCGGCCGTCTCCTTGCCCGTCCGCTACGCGGCGGAGCTGCGGCGGGGTGAGCCTCCGGTGGTCGGCCGGATCGTGCGCGAGAAGTGCCTGCTCGACCTGCGCGCGGTGCGCCCGACCGAGGACGTGATGCTGCGGGAGGCCGTGCGCCGATGCGGGTGA
- a CDS encoding GlsB/YeaQ/YmgE family stress response membrane protein: MTITGIISALVIGLIIGVLGRLLAPGKQKIPLWLTIVVGIIAAFAGTAIARAAGYADTEGFDWLELITQLVLAGLGVSLAAAAFGRRRKVLR; the protein is encoded by the coding sequence ATGACCATCACCGGAATCATTAGTGCACTCGTCATCGGTTTGATCATCGGCGTTCTCGGTCGGCTGCTTGCGCCGGGAAAGCAGAAGATTCCGTTGTGGCTCACGATCGTGGTCGGGATCATCGCGGCGTTCGCGGGGACGGCGATCGCGCGTGCGGCCGGATACGCCGACACCGAAGGGTTTGACTGGCTCGAGCTGATCACCCAGCTCGTGCTGGCCGGGCTCGGGGTTTCGCTTGCCGCTGCCGCCTTTGGCCGGAGGCGGAAAGTGCTGCGATGA
- the selB gene encoding selenocysteine-specific translation elongation factor → MRVIATAGHVDHGKSTLIRRLTGMEPDRWAEERRRGLTLDLGFAWTRLAGEQLAFVDVPGHRRFVPNMLAGIGPVPAVLFVVAADEGWMPQSAEHLAALDAFGVRHGLLVVTKADRADPAAATTAASREIAQTSLGQVPAVAVGGTTGAGLDQLRTRLAGLAAGLPPPDPGADVRLWIDRAFTIKGAGTVVTGTLGAGTLRVGDELTLGETHVRVRGLQSLGEAHESVSAVARVAVNLRGVARDAAERGDALLTPGAWRTTAELDVRLRGTPAAELHRHLVAHLGSAAVPARVRPLGLDTARLLLATPLPLRVGDRGLLRDPGEHRIPAGFDVLDVRPPPLARRGAARARGTELAAPEPGWDLLRREGFVRHDDFHALGLPEAGERLGGWHADPAHLARLREEAPRVVVGWTREHPNAAGMPVDVLRQRLGLPAAELVQAILADGLAASGGLVRSPGAALSADVERALAVLEKRFAGHPFQAPEADELRELGLGTRELAAAVRLGRLSAVADGVVLCPDAPRRAGEALAALGKPFTVSEARRALDSTRRVMIPLLEHLDALGVTERQADGTRRVVGAANPAYDD, encoded by the coding sequence ATGCGGGTGATCGCCACGGCCGGGCACGTCGACCACGGGAAGTCCACGCTCATCCGCCGGCTCACCGGCATGGAGCCGGACCGGTGGGCTGAGGAGCGCCGCCGTGGCCTGACGCTGGACCTCGGCTTCGCCTGGACGCGCCTGGCCGGCGAGCAGCTCGCGTTCGTCGACGTTCCCGGGCACCGGCGGTTCGTGCCGAACATGCTGGCCGGGATCGGCCCGGTGCCGGCCGTGCTGTTCGTCGTCGCCGCGGACGAGGGCTGGATGCCGCAGTCGGCGGAACACCTGGCCGCGCTCGACGCGTTCGGGGTCCGCCACGGCCTGCTCGTCGTCACCAAGGCCGACCGCGCGGACCCCGCCGCGGCCACGACGGCGGCGTCGCGGGAAATCGCGCAGACATCGCTCGGCCAGGTGCCCGCTGTCGCCGTCGGCGGGACGACCGGTGCGGGCCTCGACCAGCTGCGCACCCGGCTGGCCGGGCTTGCCGCCGGCCTGCCGCCGCCGGACCCGGGAGCGGACGTCCGGCTCTGGATCGACCGGGCGTTCACGATCAAGGGCGCGGGCACGGTCGTCACCGGCACGCTCGGCGCCGGCACGCTGCGGGTCGGAGACGAGCTGACGCTCGGCGAGACCCACGTCCGTGTGCGCGGCCTGCAGTCCCTCGGCGAAGCGCACGAGAGCGTGTCGGCCGTGGCCCGGGTCGCCGTGAACCTGCGCGGCGTGGCCCGCGATGCGGCGGAGCGGGGCGACGCCCTGCTCACGCCCGGCGCGTGGCGCACCACGGCCGAGCTCGACGTGCGGTTGCGCGGGACGCCCGCGGCCGAGCTGCACCGGCACCTGGTGGCGCACCTCGGCTCCGCGGCCGTGCCCGCCCGGGTCCGCCCCCTCGGCCTGGACACCGCGCGGCTGCTGCTCGCGACGCCGTTGCCGCTGCGCGTGGGCGATCGGGGACTGCTGCGCGACCCGGGGGAACACCGGATCCCGGCCGGGTTCGACGTCCTCGACGTCCGGCCGCCGCCGCTGGCGCGCCGTGGCGCGGCACGAGCGCGGGGTACGGAGCTGGCGGCGCCGGAACCCGGCTGGGATCTGCTGCGCCGCGAAGGGTTCGTGCGCCACGACGACTTCCACGCCCTCGGCCTCCCGGAGGCCGGCGAGCGGCTCGGCGGCTGGCACGCCGACCCGGCGCACCTCGCCCGGCTGCGTGAGGAGGCGCCCCGGGTGGTGGTCGGATGGACGCGCGAGCATCCGAATGCCGCGGGCATGCCGGTCGACGTGCTCCGGCAGCGGCTCGGCCTGCCGGCTGCGGAGCTGGTCCAGGCGATCCTGGCGGACGGCCTGGCCGCGTCCGGCGGACTCGTGCGGAGCCCGGGCGCGGCGTTGAGCGCGGACGTCGAACGCGCGCTCGCCGTGCTCGAGAAGCGCTTCGCCGGGCACCCCTTCCAGGCGCCGGAAGCGGACGAACTGCGCGAGCTCGGCCTGGGCACCCGCGAGCTGGCCGCCGCCGTGCGACTGGGCCGCCTGAGTGCTGTCGCGGACGGCGTGGTACTTTGCCCGGACGCACCGCGGCGCGCTGGAGAAGCGCTGGCCGCGCTGGGGAAACCGTTCACTGTGTCCGAGGCCCGGCGGGCGCTGGACAGCACCCGCCGCGTGATGATCCCGCTGCTGGAACACCTGGACGCCCTCGGCGTCACCGAACGGCAGGCGGATGGCACCAGACGTGTGGTTGGGGCTGCGAATCCCGCGTACGACGATTAG
- the fdh gene encoding formate dehydrogenase, whose protein sequence is MGVRQWIEGWPVYRQLTGPDRMARAAAAKSAGSETWHARTEDADKVVRSICPYCAVGCGQKVYVKDGAVTQIEGDPDSPISRGRLCPKGSASKQLVTSPSRVTEVLYRRPYGTEWERLPLDEAMDMIADRVLKTRADTWQDVDEQGRKLNRTLGFASLGGATLDNEENYLMKKLYTALGAIQIENQARIUHSATVPGLGTSFGRGGATTFQQDLANADCIVIQGSNMAECHPVGFQWVMEAKVRGAKIIHIDPRFTRTSAVSHVHAALRAGSDIAFLGGLIKYVLDHDLDFREYVLAYTNAAAILREDFADTEDLDGLFSGFDPEKRRYDMTTWAYEGAPTVPAAGSTDPEQPGEPGSEPHHSGKGHQRTARADSYGSGGAAVGAKPKTDETLRHPRCVYQVLKRHFARYTPEAVADICGIPVAQFTEIAEAVTANSGRERTTAWVYSVGWTQHSVGAQYIRTASILQTLLGNIGRPGGGILALRGHASIQGSTDIPTLFNLLPGYIPMPHAHQHQTLGEFVEADAGQTGFWGNMHAYTVSLLKAYWGDHAQPHNDFAFGHLPRLTGDHGTYATVQQQIEGECKGYFLVGENPAVGSANGKFQRLGMANLDWLVVRDLQMIESATFWKDGPEIETGELKSEEIGTEVFFLPAAAHTEKDGSFTNTQRLLQWHHKAVEPPGEARSDLWFYYHLGRLIRERVGDDPRDAAIRDLTWSYPTEGPTADPSAESVLAEINGHGPGGPLSAYTELKDDGSTSCGCWIYCGVRADGHNHAANRQPGSEQDWVANGWAWAWPANRRILYNRASADPDGKPWSERKKLLSWDAEQGRWTGPDVPDFEPTKAPDYVPPEGAKAQAALSGSDAFIMQTDGKAWLYVPAGLVDGPLPTHYEPFESPVDNALYSRQESPTRQTLDSPSNPYNPARSSVYPYVFTTYRLTEHHTAGGMSRTLSHLAELQPEFFCEVSPALAAERGLENGGWATIVSARTAIEARVLVTDRIKPLKVRGRTIHQIGLPYHWGPNGLSRGDAANDLLSIVLDPNVYIQEAKAATCDIRPGRRPRGPSLLDFVADYRRRADG, encoded by the coding sequence ATGGGCGTGCGGCAGTGGATCGAAGGCTGGCCGGTGTACCGGCAGCTGACCGGTCCCGACCGCATGGCCCGCGCCGCCGCGGCCAAGTCCGCCGGTTCGGAGACCTGGCACGCCCGCACCGAAGACGCCGACAAGGTCGTCCGGTCGATCTGCCCGTACTGCGCGGTCGGCTGCGGCCAGAAGGTGTACGTCAAGGACGGCGCCGTCACCCAGATCGAAGGCGACCCGGACTCGCCGATCTCGCGCGGCCGCCTGTGCCCGAAGGGCTCGGCCAGCAAACAGCTCGTGACCAGCCCGAGCCGCGTCACCGAGGTCCTCTACCGCCGCCCGTACGGCACGGAGTGGGAGCGCCTGCCGCTGGACGAGGCGATGGACATGATCGCCGACCGCGTGCTGAAGACTCGCGCCGACACGTGGCAGGACGTCGACGAGCAGGGCCGCAAGCTCAACCGCACGCTCGGCTTCGCCAGCCTCGGCGGCGCGACGCTGGACAACGAAGAGAACTACCTGATGAAGAAGCTCTACACCGCGCTCGGCGCGATCCAGATCGAAAACCAGGCGCGTATTTGACACTCCGCCACGGTTCCCGGTCTGGGGACCTCCTTCGGTCGTGGGGGTGCCACGACGTTCCAGCAAGACCTCGCCAACGCCGACTGCATCGTCATCCAAGGCTCGAACATGGCCGAGTGCCACCCGGTCGGGTTCCAGTGGGTGATGGAGGCGAAGGTCCGCGGCGCGAAGATCATCCACATCGACCCGCGGTTCACGCGCACCAGCGCGGTCTCGCACGTCCACGCGGCGCTGCGGGCCGGGTCGGACATCGCGTTCCTCGGCGGGCTGATCAAGTACGTGCTGGACCACGACCTCGACTTCCGGGAATACGTGCTCGCCTACACCAACGCGGCCGCGATCCTGCGTGAGGACTTCGCCGACACCGAGGACCTCGACGGTCTCTTCTCCGGTTTCGACCCCGAGAAGCGCCGGTACGACATGACGACGTGGGCCTACGAGGGCGCCCCGACGGTGCCGGCGGCCGGGTCGACTGATCCGGAGCAGCCCGGCGAGCCCGGTTCGGAGCCCCACCACAGCGGGAAGGGCCATCAGCGCACCGCCCGCGCCGACTCGTACGGCAGCGGCGGCGCGGCGGTGGGCGCCAAGCCCAAGACGGACGAGACGCTGCGGCACCCGCGGTGCGTCTACCAGGTCCTCAAGCGGCACTTCGCCCGCTACACACCCGAAGCCGTCGCCGACATCTGCGGGATCCCGGTCGCGCAGTTCACCGAGATCGCGGAGGCGGTCACCGCGAACTCCGGGCGCGAACGCACCACGGCGTGGGTGTACTCGGTCGGGTGGACGCAGCACAGCGTCGGCGCGCAGTACATCCGCACGGCGTCGATCCTGCAGACGCTGCTGGGCAACATCGGCCGGCCCGGCGGCGGCATCCTCGCGTTGCGCGGGCACGCCAGCATCCAGGGCTCCACCGACATCCCGACGCTGTTCAACCTGCTGCCCGGTTATATCCCGATGCCGCACGCGCACCAGCACCAGACCCTCGGCGAGTTCGTCGAGGCGGATGCGGGCCAGACCGGCTTCTGGGGCAACATGCACGCCTACACCGTCAGCCTGCTGAAGGCCTACTGGGGTGACCACGCCCAGCCGCACAACGACTTCGCGTTCGGTCACCTGCCGCGGCTGACCGGCGACCACGGCACGTACGCAACGGTGCAGCAGCAGATCGAGGGGGAGTGCAAGGGCTACTTCCTGGTCGGCGAGAACCCGGCGGTCGGCTCGGCCAACGGGAAGTTCCAGCGCCTCGGCATGGCCAACCTCGACTGGCTGGTCGTGCGGGACCTGCAGATGATCGAGAGCGCGACGTTCTGGAAGGACGGCCCGGAGATCGAGACCGGCGAGCTGAAATCGGAGGAGATCGGCACAGAGGTCTTCTTCCTGCCCGCCGCCGCGCACACCGAGAAAGACGGCAGCTTCACCAACACCCAGCGCCTGTTGCAGTGGCACCACAAGGCCGTGGAGCCGCCCGGCGAGGCCCGCAGCGACCTGTGGTTCTACTACCACCTGGGCCGACTGATCCGGGAACGCGTGGGCGACGACCCGCGTGACGCGGCGATCCGCGACCTCACCTGGAGCTACCCGACCGAGGGTCCGACGGCCGACCCGAGTGCGGAATCGGTGCTCGCGGAGATCAACGGCCACGGTCCCGGCGGCCCGCTGTCGGCCTACACCGAGCTGAAGGACGACGGCTCGACCTCCTGTGGCTGCTGGATCTACTGCGGAGTCCGCGCCGACGGACACAACCACGCGGCGAACCGGCAGCCGGGGTCCGAACAGGACTGGGTGGCGAACGGCTGGGCCTGGGCGTGGCCCGCGAACAGGCGGATCCTCTACAACCGCGCCTCGGCGGACCCGGACGGAAAGCCTTGGAGCGAACGGAAAAAGCTGCTCTCCTGGGACGCCGAGCAGGGCAGGTGGACCGGCCCCGACGTCCCGGACTTCGAGCCCACCAAGGCACCGGACTACGTCCCGCCCGAAGGGGCGAAGGCACAGGCGGCGCTCAGTGGCAGCGATGCGTTCATCATGCAGACCGACGGCAAGGCCTGGCTCTACGTGCCCGCGGGGCTGGTCGACGGTCCGCTCCCGACGCACTACGAGCCGTTCGAGAGCCCGGTCGACAACGCCCTGTACAGCCGGCAGGAGTCGCCGACGCGCCAGACGCTGGACAGCCCGTCGAACCCGTACAACCCGGCGCGCAGTTCGGTGTACCCGTACGTGTTCACGACCTACCGGCTCACCGAGCACCACACGGCCGGCGGCATGAGCCGGACGCTGTCGCACCTGGCGGAGCTGCAGCCGGAGTTCTTCTGCGAGGTTTCCCCGGCGCTCGCGGCCGAACGCGGCCTGGAGAACGGCGGCTGGGCGACCATCGTCTCCGCGCGCACGGCGATCGAAGCCCGCGTGCTCGTGACCGATCGGATCAAGCCGCTCAAGGTCCGGGGCCGGACCATCCACCAGATCGGGCTGCCCTACCACTGGGGTCCCAACGGCCTCTCGCGCGGCGACGCGGCCAACGACCTGCTCTCGATCGTGCTGGACCCGAACGTGTACATCCAGGAGGCCAAGGCGGCCACCTGCGACATCCGCCCGGGACGGCGGCCGCGCGGGCCGTCCCTCCTGGACTTCGTGGCCGACTACCGGAGGCGAGCCGATGGCTGA
- a CDS encoding ATP-binding protein — MCPASAPQYRPPATLHLHEPAQVPHAATLRRAVARWADARGLAPPLITDVELAVYEALINAVEHAYAADSANGGVELRAHHEERSLRVTVTDEGRWQPPRGPDVCHGHGLPLIRALTDDVAITPTPHGTTVTMTWHLTASSASD; from the coding sequence ATGTGCCCGGCGAGCGCCCCGCAGTACCGCCCCCCAGCCACGCTGCATCTCCACGAGCCCGCGCAGGTGCCCCACGCGGCCACGCTGCGCCGGGCGGTCGCCCGCTGGGCCGACGCCCGCGGATTGGCGCCGCCGCTGATCACCGACGTGGAACTCGCGGTCTACGAAGCCCTGATCAACGCCGTCGAGCACGCGTACGCCGCAGACTCCGCGAATGGCGGAGTGGAACTGCGGGCCCACCACGAAGAGCGCAGTCTCCGCGTCACGGTCACCGACGAAGGCCGATGGCAGCCACCACGCGGCCCCGACGTGTGCCACGGTCACGGCTTGCCCCTCATCCGCGCCCTCACCGACGACGTCGCCATCACGCCGACACCCCACGGCACGACAGTCACCATGACCTGGCACCTGACGGCCAGTAGTGCCTCGGACTGA
- a CDS encoding FAD-dependent oxidoreductase, whose product MPDLPAPLSLWIDTAPAPERGSGPPPTWAEVVVLGAGIAGLTTAVLLARAGKSVVVLEAGRVASGVSGHTTAKVSAQHGLKYAELEARHGADAAKTYAGAQSAALEWIAGEAGIDCAFTRAPSYVYTTQDGTVDKLKKEADAATKAGLPAAYVKDVELDVPALGAVRVAGQAHFHPRRWLLGLAAEVEHAGGTVLEHTRALGLDVRGRVVRTSQGDVEADDVVVATHYPVFDRGVYFARLDPVRDLVVAGPAAGNTSLDGMYLDADTHHSVRAYTADGTPIVVAGGEHYRVGAESHIERRYERLAAWAGEHAGLHRVTHRWSAHDLSTLDGLPYAGRYLPASLPLWVATGFGQWGMTGGTAAGQVVSARILGEEHPAAALFDPNRFDARSVLSLAEDAFEVGRHLVGDHVSVLQQGRSLGQVRPGQGAVVRVGAELVAAYRAETGDLHTVEAHCTHLGCLVTFNDAEHTWDCPCHGSRFAPDGAVVQGPAVRPLRRHPR is encoded by the coding sequence ATGCCGGACTTGCCCGCCCCGCTGTCGTTGTGGATCGACACCGCGCCCGCGCCGGAACGCGGCTCTGGGCCGCCGCCCACATGGGCCGAGGTGGTCGTGCTCGGGGCCGGGATCGCGGGGCTGACCACGGCGGTGCTGCTGGCGCGGGCCGGGAAGTCGGTGGTCGTGCTCGAGGCCGGCCGGGTGGCGAGCGGCGTGTCCGGGCACACGACGGCGAAGGTGAGCGCCCAGCACGGCCTGAAGTACGCCGAGCTCGAGGCACGCCACGGTGCCGACGCGGCGAAGACCTACGCCGGGGCGCAGTCCGCGGCACTGGAGTGGATCGCCGGCGAAGCGGGCATCGACTGCGCGTTCACCCGCGCGCCCAGCTACGTCTACACGACGCAGGACGGGACCGTCGACAAGCTCAAGAAGGAAGCCGACGCGGCCACGAAGGCCGGGCTCCCGGCGGCGTACGTGAAGGACGTCGAGCTGGACGTGCCCGCCCTCGGTGCTGTACGCGTCGCCGGGCAAGCCCATTTCCACCCCCGCCGTTGGCTGCTCGGGCTCGCCGCCGAGGTCGAACACGCGGGCGGCACCGTCCTCGAGCACACGCGCGCGCTGGGCCTCGACGTGCGCGGCCGGGTCGTGCGGACGTCCCAGGGTGACGTCGAGGCCGACGACGTGGTGGTCGCCACGCACTACCCCGTGTTCGACCGAGGGGTCTACTTCGCCCGACTCGACCCGGTGCGCGACCTGGTCGTCGCGGGCCCGGCGGCCGGCAACACCTCCCTGGACGGCATGTACCTCGACGCCGACACCCACCACTCGGTGCGCGCCTACACCGCCGACGGCACCCCGATCGTCGTCGCCGGCGGCGAGCACTACCGCGTCGGCGCCGAATCACACATCGAGCGGCGGTACGAACGCCTCGCCGCCTGGGCCGGCGAACACGCGGGCCTGCACCGCGTGACCCACCGCTGGTCCGCGCACGATCTGTCTACTTTGGACGGTCTACCGTACGCCGGCCGCTATCTACCCGCCTCGCTCCCGCTGTGGGTCGCGACGGGCTTCGGCCAGTGGGGCATGACCGGCGGCACCGCGGCAGGCCAGGTCGTGAGCGCCCGCATCCTCGGCGAGGAGCATCCCGCCGCCGCGCTGTTCGACCCCAACCGCTTCGACGCGCGCTCGGTGCTCAGCCTCGCCGAAGACGCCTTCGAGGTCGGCCGCCACCTCGTCGGCGACCACGTGTCCGTGCTGCAGCAGGGCCGCTCTCTGGGCCAGGTACGACCGGGCCAGGGCGCCGTGGTCCGCGTAGGCGCCGAACTCGTCGCTGCCTACCGAGCGGAAACAGGCGACCTGCACACCGTCGAAGCCCACTGCACGCACCTCGGCTGCCTGGTGACCTTCAACGACGCGGAACACACGTGGGACTGCCCGTGCCACGGCTCCCGCTTCGCGCCCGACGGCGCGGTCGTCCAGGGCCCCGCCGTCCGGCCGTTGCGCCGGCATCCGCGCTGA